One Mycoavidus sp. B2-EB genomic region harbors:
- a CDS encoding burhizin family lasso peptide, with protein sequence MTNSKETKTQETQLQDETLSEFCASEATMGGSGQYREAGVGRFL encoded by the coding sequence ATGACCAATAGTAAAGAAACCAAAACACAAGAAACCCAATTGCAAGACGAAACTCTGAGCGAGTTTTGTGCTTCCGAAGCAACCATGGGTGGCTCAGGGCAATATAGAGAGGCGGGTGTTGGCCGATTCCTATAA
- a CDS encoding lasso peptide biosynthesis B2 protein, whose product MPHHLMPNIFGACFSGQIIVLDMIRDRYVVLSHGQSAAVAPYLGLDSAFFEAKIASNTGILQKLVDADLVTAQTFSVVDPKLNSVSPSPQMGGMSANGWKLADNAFEHRPAWRWIARALLDLRAAHKSAAKQGLTGVLKRCSQAIGQNELRFGQTEEYTPFVNALNWACLFYPKPTKCLEWSAALTLVCARAGLASKLIIGVQSFPFYAHAWSETDHAIIGDSTLRREELSVILEFPTPLLELPYDRARHRLSYSTGAFNAKPGLGFNA is encoded by the coding sequence ATGCCTCATCATTTGATGCCCAATATTTTTGGAGCTTGCTTTTCAGGGCAAATTATTGTGCTCGACATGATCCGTGACCGGTATGTGGTTTTATCTCATGGGCAGTCAGCCGCAGTTGCTCCTTACCTTGGCCTTGATTCAGCTTTTTTTGAAGCGAAGATTGCCTCCAATACCGGCATTTTGCAGAAATTAGTTGATGCCGATTTAGTCACCGCGCAAACGTTTTCTGTAGTTGATCCCAAGCTAAATTCAGTCAGTCCTTCCCCTCAAATGGGCGGGATGTCTGCTAACGGGTGGAAGCTGGCGGATAATGCTTTTGAGCATAGGCCGGCTTGGCGCTGGATCGCAAGAGCGCTGCTTGACCTAAGAGCGGCGCACAAGTCAGCTGCAAAGCAGGGACTCACTGGAGTTTTGAAACGGTGCTCTCAAGCGATTGGGCAAAATGAGTTGCGTTTTGGTCAAACTGAAGAATATACGCCTTTTGTGAACGCGCTCAATTGGGCTTGTTTATTTTATCCAAAACCCACTAAATGTTTGGAATGGTCTGCCGCACTAACGCTCGTGTGTGCGCGTGCTGGCCTGGCATCGAAGCTGATTATCGGGGTGCAATCTTTTCCATTTTATGCGCATGCATGGTCAGAAACCGACCATGCGATCATTGGCGACAGTACTTTGAGAAGAGAAGAGCTGTCCGTCATCCTTGAATTTCCAACTCCGCTTTTGGAACTCCCTTATGACCGTGCTCGGCATCGTTTATCCTACAGCACAGGAGCTTTTAACGCCAAACCGGGACTGGGTTTTAACGCATGA